One genomic window of Deltaproteobacteria bacterium CG2_30_66_27 includes the following:
- a CDS encoding acyl-CoA dehydrogenase yields the protein MFKGIDYYDLESGFSSEARMIRDSVRDFVDKEFLPIVRDHYRAGGFPMRIIPMLGEMGLLGSNLKGYGLPGIDQTSYGLVMQELERGDSGLRSFASVQGALVMYPIHTFGSEAQKERWLPALGAGKAIGCFGLTEPDHGSDPAGMKTKAVKDGNHYVLSGAKMWITNGTVADVAVVWAKLDGVVRGFLVEKGMKGFSAPEIHSKLSLRASVTAELIFDDVRVPAKNILPGVQGLKGPLMCLTQARYGIAWGAIGAAMACFDEALSYTKERKMFGRPVASFQLTQAKFADMLTGITSAQLIALRLGQLKEAGQMRPQQVCLAKRNNVRMALTVARTARGMLGANGISDEYQTMRHMCNLESVDTYEGTYEIHTLVLGKDVTGIDAVS from the coding sequence ATGTTCAAGGGAATCGATTATTACGATCTGGAAAGCGGGTTTTCGTCCGAGGCGCGCATGATCCGGGATTCGGTCCGGGATTTCGTCGACAAGGAGTTCCTCCCGATCGTGCGGGATCATTACCGGGCGGGCGGGTTCCCGATGCGTATCATCCCGATGCTGGGGGAGATGGGACTGCTCGGCTCCAACCTGAAGGGATACGGGCTGCCCGGGATCGACCAGACATCGTATGGCCTCGTCATGCAGGAGCTGGAGCGGGGCGACTCGGGGCTGCGCAGCTTCGCCTCCGTGCAGGGGGCGCTGGTGATGTACCCGATCCACACGTTCGGGAGCGAGGCGCAAAAGGAACGGTGGCTGCCGGCGCTGGGGGCGGGGAAGGCGATCGGCTGCTTCGGCCTGACCGAGCCCGACCACGGCTCGGACCCCGCCGGGATGAAGACGAAGGCGGTGAAGGACGGGAACCATTATGTCCTCTCGGGCGCGAAGATGTGGATCACGAACGGGACCGTCGCCGACGTGGCGGTGGTGTGGGCCAAGCTCGACGGCGTGGTGCGGGGGTTCCTGGTCGAGAAGGGGATGAAGGGATTCTCGGCGCCGGAGATCCACTCGAAGCTCTCCCTGCGGGCCTCCGTCACGGCGGAGCTGATCTTCGACGACGTCCGGGTGCCGGCGAAGAACATCCTCCCCGGCGTGCAGGGGTTGAAGGGGCCGCTGATGTGCCTGACCCAGGCGCGGTACGGGATCGCGTGGGGCGCGATCGGTGCCGCGATGGCGTGCTTCGACGAGGCGCTCTCCTACACGAAGGAGCGGAAGATGTTCGGCCGGCCGGTCGCCTCCTTCCAGCTCACGCAGGCGAAGTTCGCGGACATGCTGACGGGGATCACGTCGGCGCAGCTCATCGCCCTGCGGCTCGGCCAGCTGAAGGAGGCGGGGCAGATGCGCCCCCAGCAGGTGTGCCTGGCGAAGCGGAACAACGTCCGGATGGCGCTCACCGTCGCCCGGACCGCGCGCGGGATGCTCGGGGCCAACGGGATCAGCGACGAGTACCAGACGATGCGCCACATGTGCAACCTCGAGTCGGTCGACACCTACGAGGGGACGTACGAGATCCACACCCTCGTGCTGGGCAAGGACGTCACCGGAATCGACGCGGTGTCGTAA